A single genomic interval of Candidatus Poribacteria bacterium harbors:
- a CDS encoding dienelactone hydrolase family protein, whose amino-acid sequence MSSFTETLKVDNQDMALYVSTPDGTGPFPGVVVAQHAGGVDTFICAMADRLAEAGYVAAAPDLYHRLGPDDPRGPRELIDAEMIADVQATVAFLQNHSAVNSEALGITGFCMGGRVAYLMAAALPQFKAAEAYYGGNTMVALGEGGASPFERTSEINCPLLFHFGEEDANPSPEDMQKIDAELTRHNKAHEFYTYSDAGHAFMDFTGERHHEAAATAAWPRTLDFFARHLGNYGELDK is encoded by the coding sequence ATGTCATCGTTTACAGAAACCCTCAAAGTCGATAACCAAGATATGGCACTTTACGTTTCTACCCCCGATGGCACGGGACCTTTTCCCGGTGTAGTAGTTGCTCAGCACGCCGGGGGCGTTGATACGTTCATCTGCGCAATGGCTGATAGGTTGGCGGAAGCCGGCTACGTCGCCGCTGCTCCAGATCTCTACCACCGGTTGGGACCCGATGACCCACGAGGCCCACGAGAGCTTATAGACGCAGAGATGATCGCCGATGTTCAAGCCACCGTAGCGTTCTTACAGAACCATAGTGCTGTTAATAGCGAGGCACTCGGCATCACCGGCTTCTGCATGGGTGGTAGAGTAGCATACTTGATGGCAGCAGCCCTCCCACAGTTCAAAGCCGCTGAGGCTTATTATGGCGGCAACACCATGGTGGCTTTGGGAGAAGGCGGAGCGTCGCCGTTTGAGCGCACTAGCGAAATTAATTGTCCGCTGCTGTTCCATTTCGGCGAAGAGGACGCCAATCCCTCCCCGGAAGATATGCAGAAAATCGACGCTGAATTAACACGCCATAACAAGGCACATGAGTTTTATACATACTCCGACGCCGGGCACGCCTTTATGGATTTCACCGGCGAGCGTCACCATGAGGCAGCAGCGACAGCCGCTTGGCCCCGGACATTGGATTTCTTTGCCCGGCACCTAGGCAACTATGGTGAATTAGATAAATAA
- a CDS encoding phytanoyl-CoA dioxygenase family protein yields the protein MNWECLSNSKIYHMDFVKLTGVQRQFFDENGYLVVPDVLSPEMIDKLTQVSDRLIESFDADGAYVQRRPGIVQEPDFHPLMTQSPTVPLVAQLLSPNIQLHTTAIIYKFPEPADEEIANQRGWHRDSGLAVDLCHKNVPRVSIKVGYCLTDLYALRIGFPSDKYPVAYSKRRSGPCRNDRTPPQCRRCFPF from the coding sequence GTGAATTGGGAGTGTCTAAGTAATTCTAAAATTTACCATATGGACTTTGTGAAACTCACAGGGGTACAACGCCAATTTTTTGATGAAAACGGTTATCTGGTCGTCCCAGATGTGTTATCGCCGGAGATGATTGACAAACTCACTCAGGTAAGCGACCGGCTAATCGAATCGTTTGATGCAGACGGGGCTTACGTTCAAAGACGTCCCGGTATTGTCCAAGAACCGGACTTTCATCCCCTGATGACCCAATCACCGACGGTCCCCCTGGTTGCCCAACTGCTGTCCCCTAATATTCAACTGCATACAACAGCGATTATCTATAAGTTTCCAGAGCCGGCAGACGAAGAAATTGCTAATCAACGAGGCTGGCATCGTGACAGCGGCCTTGCCGTAGACTTGTGCCACAAAAACGTGCCGCGTGTCAGCATCAAAGTAGGATACTGCCTGACCGACCTTTACGCTCTTCGCATCGGGTTCCCATCTGATAAATACCCCGTTGCCTATTCCAAAAGGAGAAGTGGACCCTGTCGGAACGATCGAACTCCGCCTCAATGCCGGAGATGCTTTCCTTTTTGA
- a CDS encoding phytanoyl-CoA dioxygenase family protein — protein sequence MDPVGTIELRLNAGDAFLFENRLFHTSAPNLTDRVSKVIIFGYAYRWMGGSHKAMSLVQPDETVLAQVDDVGKQLLGATNDGLINWAKQHDISPEPTPWVMEV from the coding sequence GTGGACCCTGTCGGAACGATCGAACTCCGCCTCAATGCCGGAGATGCTTTCCTTTTTGAAAATCGTCTCTTCCATACTTCTGCCCCCAACCTGACAGATCGTGTCTCAAAGGTGATAATCTTTGGCTACGCTTACCGCTGGATGGGCGGGTCGCACAAAGCAATGAGCCTTGTCCAACCCGATGAGACTGTCTTAGCACAGGTTGATGACGTTGGCAAACAGTTGCTGGGAGCGACAAATGATGGTTTAATTAATTGGGCAAAACAGCACGATATTTCCCCAGAACCTACTCCGTGGGTGATGGAGGTTTGA
- a CDS encoding acetylxylan esterase yields the protein MSQTERIPADQYRTVVTRPDDFDAFWDGLLAQSAEIPLNATVELVPLRSTPEIEVYDVHYDSLDGVRIAGWYAVPRERSGKLPAIVQVPGYLQDPPIPRSWAEDGYAAFSVAPRGKIRSNQQFNPGYPGLLTHNIVDRNTYTYRGFYIDAARTVDFLLSRDEVDGERIGVNGSSQGGGLAISTAALRPEIRAAAAGCPYLCGYMDSIELTRTYPYQEISDYLRLYPERREAVRDTLAYFDGINFGPRITCPIMVYIGLQDNVCPPETGYAAFNTIASEDKQIYPYDGHGHDAGSVHHGPILKDFFKNHLQSY from the coding sequence ATGAGCCAAACTGAGAGAATACCTGCCGACCAATATCGTACAGTCGTCACGCGACCCGATGACTTTGATGCGTTCTGGGACGGGTTACTGGCACAGTCGGCGGAGATTCCGCTGAATGCGACGGTGGAGTTGGTGCCGCTACGCAGTACACCAGAGATTGAAGTTTATGATGTGCACTACGATAGTCTTGACGGTGTGCGCATCGCCGGCTGGTATGCCGTGCCGCGTGAAAGGTCAGGGAAACTGCCTGCCATCGTACAGGTGCCGGGTTACCTTCAAGATCCCCCCATCCCGCGGTCATGGGCAGAGGACGGTTACGCTGCATTCTCCGTCGCTCCGCGTGGTAAGATCCGCAGTAACCAACAATTTAACCCCGGTTACCCAGGCCTATTGACGCATAACATAGTTGATCGAAACACCTATACCTATCGTGGCTTTTATATTGATGCGGCTCGGACGGTCGATTTCTTGCTTTCGCGCGATGAGGTTGATGGCGAGCGAATCGGTGTGAATGGCAGTAGCCAAGGCGGTGGATTAGCAATTTCCACAGCGGCGCTGCGTCCTGAAATCCGTGCCGCTGCGGCTGGTTGCCCATATCTTTGCGGATATATGGATTCTATTGAGTTAACACGCACCTATCCATACCAAGAAATCAGTGACTATCTGCGGCTTTATCCTGAGCGGAGAGAGGCGGTACGTGACACGCTAGCGTACTTCGACGGTATTAATTTTGGACCTCGAATTACCTGTCCTATTATGGTCTATATCGGTTTACAGGACAACGTATGTCCGCCAGAAACAGGCTATGCCGCCTTTAACACCATTGCCTCTGAAGATAAGCAGATCTACCCCTACGACGGACATGGTCACGATGCCGGCAGCGTTCATCATGGACCAATCCTAAAAGATTTCTTCAAAAACCATTTGCAAAGCTACTGA
- a CDS encoding acetylxylan esterase: protein MSNTSRPEDFDAYWQQVCHELEVTPIAAEEEHLPIRSTEYCECYTVRFTGIGPYRLFGYLSIPHGDGPFPTLLLGPAYRSVADPLPQGDANEKRGRFLVFSTAGRGQRNADKPYAGLFPGMMTEGIDAPETSIFRGFVADWLRAVDYLLTRPEVDHSRLAAIKQEGMPLLTAALRPEVTHVVASPGSFYNTGDQVPGEIEDYLRLYPEKEAQVKRTLSYFDPIFFAPNVRARTLLLGNPEAVAPLEEALAGETDIRQSERSSYKDGMFQERWIADQFGFEDIIIPAHWQ, encoded by the coding sequence ATGTCTAATACATCTCGACCCGAAGATTTTGATGCTTATTGGCAGCAGGTCTGCCATGAACTGGAAGTTACACCTATCGCTGCCGAAGAGGAACATCTGCCGATTCGATCCACAGAGTATTGCGAATGCTACACGGTGCGTTTCACCGGCATCGGTCCTTATCGATTGTTCGGCTATTTAAGCATTCCGCATGGGGACGGACCGTTTCCTACTTTGCTACTTGGTCCGGCATATCGCAGCGTCGCGGATCCGCTACCACAAGGGGACGCCAACGAAAAACGCGGGCGATTCCTCGTTTTTTCAACCGCTGGACGTGGACAGCGGAATGCCGACAAACCGTATGCGGGCTTGTTTCCCGGCATGATGACTGAGGGCATTGATGCGCCTGAAACCTCAATCTTTCGTGGGTTTGTTGCGGATTGGTTGCGGGCTGTCGACTACCTGCTGACACGCCCAGAAGTGGACCATTCCCGCCTCGCAGCAATTAAGCAGGAAGGTATGCCGCTATTAACAGCAGCACTTCGACCTGAAGTGACCCATGTTGTCGCTTCGCCTGGGAGTTTTTACAACACCGGCGACCAAGTACCGGGCGAGATTGAAGATTATCTCCGTTTATATCCAGAAAAGGAGGCACAGGTCAAGCGGACGCTTTCCTATTTCGATCCAATTTTCTTTGCCCCCAACGTGCGAGCGCGGACACTGCTCTTGGGAAATCCAGAAGCGGTTGCACCATTAGAAGAAGCGTTAGCCGGTGAAACTGATATCCGGCAGAGTGAGCGTTCTTCGTATAAGGACGGGATGTTTCAGGAACGGTGGATCGCCGATCAATTTGGCTTTGAGGACATTATCATTCCTGCACACTGGCAGTAG
- a CDS encoding glycoside hydrolase family 127 protein, translated as MKHPKCSRIPQTTYTFGGHLADYLTGVTEQWLKAAPLANPAMLEIFRDRDRQPLRDMVPWAGEFAGKYLTSAVQILRLTQDANLKTFIRGFVNQLVQLQDTDGYLGPWPQESRLTGEAPNVGGKGGNTWDAWGHYHIMLGLILWHEESGDKKALNSAIKIADLICEKFLANTRNRLVDTGSTEMNLAVIHTLCLLHRETKTERYLNMALEIVDQFAAEGPDGPLAGDYLRGGLAGREFYETPKPRWESLHPIMGMAELYWITGEDQYRTAFEQIWWSIVRLDRHNNGGFSSGEKAQGNPYHQGAIETCCTIAWIAASVEMLRLTENPVVADEIELSTLNSVTGLHSHTGRWVTYNTPMDGVRRASAHDIVFQAREGSPELNCCSVNGPRGLGMVSDWALMHCRGGLILNWYGPSTMKTRLSSGVTVELAQETEYPRTGKITLNVAPSRPAQFVLKLRIPYWSSKTRVKLNGERVKSVSLATYLVLDREWEVGDKVELELDMSPHYWVGEKEYDGKVSIYRGPILLTYDRRLNTMDPDEIPAVDATAIKGRLISNKDSLPTVVRVEYTVPDGRKLRLCDFGSAGEGGSPYRSWLPVEQIGVTRFAPDNPLRSGRPQ; from the coding sequence ATGAAACACCCAAAATGTAGTCGCATCCCTCAAACTACATATACATTCGGGGGGCACCTCGCCGATTATCTCACCGGCGTTACGGAACAGTGGCTGAAGGCAGCGCCTTTGGCAAATCCGGCGATGTTGGAGATCTTCCGAGATCGGGATCGGCAGCCGCTCCGCGATATGGTGCCTTGGGCAGGTGAGTTCGCCGGCAAATATCTGACTAGTGCCGTGCAGATCCTCCGACTCACCCAAGATGCAAACCTGAAGACCTTTATCCGAGGCTTTGTGAATCAGCTTGTTCAACTCCAGGATACGGACGGTTATCTGGGACCTTGGCCCCAAGAGAGTCGGTTGACAGGTGAGGCACCCAACGTCGGAGGTAAAGGGGGAAATACTTGGGATGCTTGGGGACACTACCATATTATGCTGGGGCTAATCCTCTGGCATGAGGAGAGCGGGGATAAAAAGGCACTTAATAGCGCAATTAAAATCGCAGACCTGATCTGTGAGAAGTTTTTGGCGAATACGCGCAACCGATTGGTAGATACCGGCAGCACAGAGATGAATTTGGCAGTGATTCACACCCTTTGCCTCCTCCACCGGGAGACGAAAACCGAGCGGTATCTGAACATGGCGCTTGAGATTGTCGATCAATTCGCTGCAGAGGGACCTGATGGCCCCCTCGCTGGTGATTACCTTCGGGGTGGGCTTGCTGGACGGGAATTCTACGAAACACCGAAGCCCAGATGGGAGAGTCTGCATCCGATTATGGGTATGGCAGAACTCTACTGGATCACTGGGGAAGATCAGTATCGAACTGCTTTCGAGCAGATCTGGTGGAGTATTGTCAGGCTGGACCGGCACAATAACGGTGGTTTCTCATCCGGCGAGAAGGCGCAAGGAAATCCGTATCATCAAGGAGCAATCGAAACCTGTTGTACGATTGCTTGGATTGCTGCCAGCGTGGAGATGCTTCGCTTGACCGAAAACCCCGTCGTCGCAGATGAGATCGAGTTATCAACTCTGAACTCGGTTACCGGACTGCATTCCCACACTGGACGTTGGGTAACTTACAACACACCGATGGACGGTGTGCGCCGCGCTAGCGCCCACGACATCGTGTTTCAAGCGCGGGAGGGCAGTCCTGAACTGAATTGTTGTAGTGTCAACGGTCCCCGCGGGTTGGGTATGGTCAGCGATTGGGCATTGATGCACTGCAGAGGTGGACTGATACTTAATTGGTATGGACCTTCAACCATGAAAACTCGGTTATCATCGGGGGTAACTGTTGAGTTGGCGCAGGAAACGGAGTATCCCCGTACAGGAAAGATCACGCTCAACGTTGCGCCTTCACGCCCCGCACAGTTTGTTCTGAAATTACGCATTCCCTACTGGTCTTCCAAAACGAGAGTCAAACTGAACGGTGAGCGCGTGAAATCGGTGTCGCTGGCAACCTACCTTGTACTGGACAGGGAATGGGAGGTTGGGGACAAGGTCGAACTTGAACTGGACATGTCGCCTCACTACTGGGTCGGTGAAAAAGAGTATGATGGAAAGGTTTCCATCTACCGCGGTCCCATTCTGTTGACTTATGATCGACGACTTAACACGATGGACCCCGATGAGATTCCTGCGGTCGATGCGACCGCGATCAAAGGACGGTTGATAAGCAATAAGGATAGCTTGCCAACCGTTGTTCGTGTAGAGTATACCGTTCCAGACGGTCGCAAACTGAGGCTTTGTGACTTCGGCAGCGCAGGTGAAGGTGGATCTCCATATCGCTCATGGCTGCCGGTAGAGCAGATCGGGGTGACCCGCTTTGCGCCGGATAATCCACTACGTAGCGGACGACCCCAATAG
- a CDS encoding MFS transporter, whose translation MRRTPQVKKEATVSTPNHSVNIPESNPTKPKKYLWWCSVLHIINDGYISSLSILLPFIAVDLNLTYSQSGFLKTASHGAISATQIPAGILAERLGDILILGIGTTWFSLSYMGLILAFSYPLALILISSSGIGGGVYHPVGTALVSNVYPAEKAGPAISTLNFFGDVGKVLFPALAGILVIRIGWGASCAVLGTIGLAASVLYIFFFRADIGTKRKQTTPKLEAQKGSRAKWRTFQGWGIAQPTQFTLYSILGLLDNGIRAAVTTFLAFLIKIRVEAGAVGGLMSLTFFGGALGKLLCGMPIQKLGIKKIILLTELLMILGCFTLPSVPSGWILVLFLPLFGFMLNGTSSVIYVGTAPTLNAEFRSRGYALHYTLSFIASATAPYLAGFVGDTYDLKAIFYANGAVMLLALPLVMFLKDRVRSSEASH comes from the coding sequence TTGCGACGCACACCTCAAGTTAAAAAGGAGGCGACCGTTTCAACCCCCAATCATTCCGTAAATATTCCGGAGTCGAACCCAACGAAACCGAAGAAATATCTATGGTGGTGCAGCGTTCTTCACATCATCAACGACGGTTACATCTCCAGTCTATCCATCCTGCTTCCGTTCATCGCAGTAGATCTGAATCTAACCTACAGCCAATCCGGTTTTCTTAAAACCGCCAGCCATGGGGCGATAAGCGCGACTCAGATCCCCGCCGGGATTCTCGCTGAACGACTCGGAGATATTTTGATCCTAGGCATAGGCACGACGTGGTTTAGTCTGAGTTACATGGGGTTGATTCTGGCGTTCAGCTACCCTTTAGCGTTGATACTGATATCTTCGTCTGGGATAGGTGGGGGGGTATATCATCCCGTAGGAACCGCTCTTGTCTCAAATGTTTATCCGGCTGAAAAGGCGGGACCGGCAATCAGCACACTGAACTTCTTTGGCGATGTTGGAAAGGTGCTGTTCCCAGCTTTAGCGGGCATCTTGGTTATTAGGATTGGTTGGGGGGCAAGCTGCGCGGTGTTAGGAACGATTGGGCTTGCGGCCTCTGTTTTGTATATCTTCTTCTTTCGAGCAGATATCGGTACGAAAAGGAAACAGACCACGCCGAAGCTGGAAGCACAGAAAGGGAGTCGCGCAAAATGGAGGACGTTTCAGGGTTGGGGGATAGCACAGCCAACCCAGTTTACACTCTACTCCATCCTTGGACTTTTGGATAACGGTATTCGAGCCGCTGTTACGACGTTTCTAGCATTTTTAATCAAAATCCGTGTTGAAGCGGGTGCCGTGGGTGGTTTGATGTCCTTGACATTTTTCGGCGGTGCTCTGGGGAAACTGCTGTGCGGGATGCCGATTCAAAAATTGGGCATTAAAAAAATCATTCTTTTGACAGAGTTATTGATGATACTTGGCTGCTTTACGCTGCCTTCAGTACCTTCAGGATGGATTCTTGTGCTGTTCCTGCCGCTGTTTGGGTTTATGTTAAACGGGACCTCCTCTGTCATTTATGTTGGAACCGCCCCAACGCTCAATGCGGAATTCCGTAGCCGAGGTTATGCGCTGCATTATACCCTAAGTTTTATCGCTTCTGCGACCGCGCCTTATCTTGCGGGTTTTGTAGGCGATACCTATGATCTGAAAGCCATCTTTTATGCAAACGGTGCAGTGATGCTACTTGCGTTGCCACTAGTCATGTTTTTGAAAGATAGAGTGCGTTCTAGCGAAGCATCCCACTAA